The sequence CTACTGCACACCCGGGCAGATCTGCTCCGCAGCAGGGCTGCTGGCTGAGGGGCACGCCAAGAGCACCGACGATATTCGCGAACTAATGAGCGGCAATCTCTGCCGCTGCGGCGGCTATCCCAACATCGTCGCCGCGATCCAGCAGGCGATGGCTCAATCATGATCAATTTCCAGTATGCCCGCGCGACCGACGTCGCGGATGCGGTTCGCCTGCTCAATGCAGATGCGGGGGCCAAGCTGATTGCCGGCGGCACCAATCTAGTCGACCTGATGAAGGAGAACGTGGAGCGGCCCTCACGATTGGTCGATATCTCGCGCCTGCCGCTCAGGCAGGTCGAGCAGACAGCTGATGGCGGCCTGCTTGTCGGTGCGTTGGTGCCGAATTCCGATCTCGCCTATCACCCGCTGGTCGTGCGGAATTATCCCCTCCTCGGCAGCGCCATTCTCGCCGGCGCGTCGGCGCAGTTGCGCAACATGGCATCCGTCGGCGGCAATCTGATGCAGCGAACGCGCTGCGCCTATTTCTACGATACTGCCACGCCCTGCAACAAACGTCAGCCCGGTACGGGCTGCTCGGCGGCCGATGGCGTCAACCGCAATCACGCGATCCTTGGCACGAGCGCCTCCTGTATCGCGGTCTATCCATCTGACATGTGCGTGGCACTTGCGGCACTGGATGCGCGCGTGCACATCACCGGCCCTTCCGGCGACCGGACCATGCCGCTCGTCAATTTTCACCGTCTGCCCGGCGACACGCCGCATCTCGACACCAACCTGGCCGCGGGAGAGATCATCACCGCGATTGAGCTGCCGCCGCGCGGATTTGCGGAACGCTACAGCTATCTGAAGATCCGGGACCGGCTGTCCTATGCATTCGCGCTGGTCTCTGTCGCGGCCGCGCTGGAGCTGGATGGTCAGGATATCGCCGAGGCGCGCCTTGCGCTCGGCGGCGTCGCCCACAAGCCGTGGCGCAAGCTGGAAGCCGAAGCCCTGCTGCGCGGACAGGCGGCGATGGAAGCCAATTTCGCGCGCGCCGCGGATGCGCTGTTGCAGGGTGCCAAGGCCTACGCCCACAACGGTTTCAAGATCGCGCTTGCCCGCCGCGCTATCATTCGCACGCTTGCGCAAGCCGCAAATGCCACGCCGCAATCGCAATCCAACAAGAAGATCGCGTGAGGACACCGATGAATGCCTATGTCGGAACACCTACGTCTCGCGTCGACGGTCGCGCCAAGGTCACGGGCGCCGCAAAATATGCCGGCGAGTTCGCCGCCGAAGGACTTGTGCACGGCTTTGTGGTCGAAGCCACCATCCCACGTGGACGCATTTCGCGGCTGGACACGGCCGACGCCCTGAAAGTGACGGGCGTGCTGGACATCCTCACGCACGCCCATCGCCCAGCTCTGGCCGAGAAGGACGACGCCTGGAAGGACGAAGTCGCGCCGGAAAAAGGCTCGCCGTTCCGTCCGCTGTATGATGACAAGGTCAAGTTCAATGGCCAGCCCATCGCGCTGGTCCTTGCTGAGGATTCGGAGACGGCCCAATTCGCCGCGACCTTGCTCCATGTCGAGTATCAGCAGGACCCATCCTTCGCGACCGATCTCGAGCGCGAACGCGACAGGGCCTTCGAGGTCGAAAAGCCGCACAAGCCGCGCGGCGACGCTTCGAGCGCCCTCGCTGCGGCCGCGGTTATGCATCAGGCGGATTACGTCATCCCGACCGAGCACCACAATCCAATGGAGCTGTTTGCCTCGACGGTCGTGTATGAGCCCGGCGGCATGCTCACCGTTTACGACAAGACGCAGGGTGTCCAGAACGTCCAGAAATATCTGTGCGGCGCCTTGATGAAGGGGCCGGACGAGATCCGTGTCATCTCGCCCTATGTCGGCGGCGCTTTCGGGTCCGGACTGCGGCCGCAATATCAAGTCGTGCTGGCAAGCCTCGGCGCACTGGCGCTGAAGCGGCCGGTGCGCGTGGTCCTGACGCGGCAACAGATGTACGGCCTCGGCTTTCGTCCGGCAACCATCGAGCGCGTCGGCCTTGGCGCAAGCCCTGAGGGAACGCTGGATGCGATCGCGCATGAGGCGGTCGCGATCACATCGCGCTATGAAGAGTTTTCCCGTAATGATGCCGGCTGGGCGGATCAGCTCTACAAGAGCCCGAACACCCTCCTCACGCACAAGCTGGTGCCGCTCGACGTCTCCACGCCCTGCGATATGCGCGCGCCGGGCGCGGCGACGGGTGTCTGCGGGCTGGAATGCGCCATGGACGAGTTGGCGGTGGCTCTCAGGCTCGATCCGGTCGAACTGCGTTTGCGCTGCTATTCCGATCGCGATCAGAGCGGAGACCTTCCCTACACGAGCAAGCGGCTTCGCGAATGCTATCAACAGGGTGCCGACAGTTTTGGCTGGAGCAAACGTAATCCCGAGCCACGCGCCATGCGCGACGGCAACGAACTGGTCGGCTGGGGGATGGCCACGGGCGTGTGGGAAGCCCTCCAGATGCCGGTGGCGGCCCGTATCGTGCTGACCGCGAACGGACACGCCGAAGTTGCCTGCGCGGCGTCGGACATCGGCACCGGCACCTATACCATCGTGGCGCAGGTCGCTGCCGATGCGCTTGGCTTGCCGATCGAGAACATCAGCGTGAAGCTGGCCGATTCCACGCTGCCGCAGGCTCCGGTCGAAGGTGGCTCCTGGATGGCCGCCTCCGCCGCCCATGCGGTGCTCGCCGCAGCCGAGGAGGTGCGCGGCGAACTCTTGCGCCTTGCAAAGACAATACCCGGATCGCCGCTCGGTGATGCCGACGTCATCGACACCGTCCTCGCCGACGGCACCATCGCCAGTACCGGGGACAGGAGCCGTGCAGTCTCAATCACCGATGCGATGCGCTACGGCCATGTCGACCGTATCGAGAAGGAAAAACTGAATCAATTTACGGAGGACAAATCGCACGCTCGCAATGCGCATTCCGCGGTTTTCGCCGAGGTGAAGGTGGACGAACAGCTGGATGTCATCCGCGTGACCCGGATGGTCAATGCCGTCGCCGCAGGTCGGATATTGAACCCCAAGACCGCGCGCAGCCAGATCATGGGCGGTCTGGTCTGGGGCATCGGCATGGCGCTGCACGAAGAAACGGTGATGGATCACCGCTTCGGTCGCATCATGAACGCGAACATCGCCGAATACCATATCCCTGTGAACGCCGATGTTCACGAGATCGAGGTGATCTTTGCCGAAGAGCCCGATGCCCACATCAACACCCTCGGCGTCAAGGGATTGGGCGAAATAGGCCTGGTCGGCGTTCCCGCCGCGATCGCCAACGCTGTCTACCACGCCACCGGCAAGCGCATTCGCCGCTTCCCGATCACGCTGGACAAGCTGCTTGATGGAGCGGACTGAACCTGCGGCAACAAACCTCGGCTTTTTGCCGCAGACCTCGCAGGCACCTCGTCGCTGTCGTAAAACTGTCATCGAATGTGCAGAGACCTGTCGGTCTCGCACATCCGGGACAAGCCATGGACTATTTCAAGCGCTTCAACTTCCTGTTCGCCGCACCTGCGTTCGATGCCGACGACCTCGAAGGCCTCCGCTTCAACCAGATCATCGAGGAGATCCAGCGTTCCGGCTTCGAGGTGGTCCGGGCCCGCAAGCTGGAAGACGCCGAGATCGCGGTGCAGACCGATGCCGCGATCGGCTGCATGGTGGTGGACTGGGGCAAGAAAGGCCTGGAGGGCAAGACCTCGGCCCTGATCAACCTGATGCGGCGCCGCGGCCTCGACTTCCCGATGATCCTGTTGATCCGGCGCAAGCGCTTCGAGGACCTGCCGGTCGAGGTGCTCGACTTCATCGACGGCTATGTCTTCCTCTCCGAGGAGACGCCGACCTTCATTGCCAAGAACCTGATCAGCCGCCTCAAGCAATATGCCGAGACACTGAAGACGCCGTTCTTCGGTGCCCTCGTCGACTATGCCGAGGAAGGCAACCAGCTCTGGACCTGCCCGGGCCACAACGGCGGCGTGTTCTACAACCGCAGCCCGATCGGCCGGGTCTTCGTCGAGCATCTCGGCGAATCCGTGTTCCGCGACGACCTCGACAATTCCGTGCTCGATCTCGGCGACCTCCTCACCCACGAGGGGCCGGCGCTGCGGGCCCAGAAGGAAGCCGCGCAGATTTTTGGTGCGGAGAAGACCTATTTCGTGCTCAACGGCACCTCGACCTCGAACAAGGTCGCGCTCGGCGCCCTCGTCACCGACGGCGACCTCGTGCTGTTCGATCGCAACAACCACAAGGCCGCCCATCACGGCGCGCTGATGATCAATGGCGGCATCCCGGTCTATGTCCCGACGGTCCGCAACGCCTGGGGCCTGATCGGTCCGATGCGCTGGGACATGCTCGACGAGAAGGCCCTGCGCGAAGCGATCCGCAACCACCCGCTGGTGACGGACAAGGACGCCTGGCGCAAGGAGCGGCCGTTCCGCGTCGCCGTGGTCGAGCAGTGCACCTATGACGGCTCGATCCACAGCGCCGAGATGATCTTGAAGCGGATCGGCCATCTCTGCGAATATATCCTGTTCGACGAGGCCTGGGCCGGCTTTATGAAATTCCACCCGCTCTATGCCGGCCGCTTCGCCATGGGTCTGGCGAACCTGCCCCCCGAGGCACCCGGCATCATCGCGACCCAGTCGACCCACAAGCAGCTCGCGAGTTTCTCGCAGGCCTCGCAAATCCACATCAAAGACCGTCACATTCGCGGCCAGAAGCGCCGCATCGAACACCGCCGCTTCAACGAAAGCTTTATGCAGCACGCCTCGACCTCGCCGTTCTATCCGCTGTTCGCCTCGCTCGATGTCGGCGCGCAGATGATGAAGGGTCGCTCCGGCGAAGTGCTGTGGGACGACACGATCCGTCTCGGCATCGAGCTGCGCAAGAAGATCCGCGCGATGCGCCGGGAGTTCGAGGAAAAGGAGCAGAATCCGGACCGCCGCTGGTTCTTCGAGCCGTTCGTGCCCGATCGGGTCGCCATCCCCGACGTCAGCCGCCCTGGCGCCGCACATAACGTCGCCTGGGAATCGCTCTCCACCGACGAGCTCGCCACCAATCCCGCGCTCTGGCAGCTCTCTCCCGATACCAGCTGGCACGGCTTTCCCGATCTTGCGGAAGGCTTTGCCATGACCGACCCGAACAAGCTCACGTTGCTGACCCCCGGCTTCGACCGCGCTACCGGCGCCTATGCGGAGCACGGCATCCCAGCCCCGGTCGTCGCGCAATATTTGCGCGAGAACCGCATCGTTCCCGAGAAGAACGACCTCAACTCCCTGCTCTTCCTGCTCACGCCGGGCGTCGAGGCGAGTAAGGCCGGCACGTTGATTTCAGGTCTCGTCGCCTTCAAGAAGCTGCACGACGACAATGCGCCGCTCGCCGAGGTCATTCCGGAGTTCTACCAGCGGCGGCAGGCGCGCTATGCCGGCGTGCGGCTGCGCGATCTCTGCGGCGAGATGCACCGCTTCTTCCGCGCCGCCGATGTCAGCGCGCTCCAGGCGCGGCAGTTCATGCCGGAGCATATGCCGGAGATCGCGATGTCGCCCCGCGATGCCGCGCGGTACCTGTTCAAGAACGACGTCGACTATCTACCGATCGAGGCGATCGCGGGCCGCATCGCCACCACGCCGTTCGTGGTCTACCCGCCCGGCATCGCCACCATCGTGCCTGGCGAGCGGCTGACGGAACGGGCCAAGCCCATGGTGGATTATCTCAAGATGTTCGAGACTTGCTTCAACACCTTCCCGGGCTTCGATGTGGAAATCCAGGGCGTTTACAAGGAGATCGATGCACAGGGGCGCATCGGGCTCTATACTTACGTCGTTGCCGAGTAGGTGCCGATGAACGAAACGGCTGCGCGCGCAAGTGACGAACAGGTCTTGGTCAGGCCCTCGCGCGAGAGCGATGTCGAGGCGATGCTGGCGATCTATCGCCATCACGTCCGCAATGGCGTGCCGCGCGACGTCGAGGGAACCGGCGCACCCGAGCCGGACGACCTGCGCGACCGCCGCAAGAACCTGAAACAGACCCGCCTGCCACACCTGGTCGCGACCTGGCGCGGCGAGGTCGTCGGCTATTGCTATGCGGTGCTGTTCCGCAAGCGCCCGGCCTATCGCTACACCGCCAAGCACTCGATCTATGTCCACCACGAGCATCTCGGCCGCGGCGTCGGGCGGCTCTTGCTCGGCGAATTGATCGACGCCTGTGCCGCCGCCGGCTTCCGCCAGATGATCGGCTATATCGATGCCGACAATGCGCCCTCGCTGGCGCTGCACGAGAAGTTCGGCTTTGCGCGCGCCGGCCTGCTCTGCGGCGTCGCGTATCGCCACGGCCGCTGGTCCGATACCGTCATGGTGCAGCGCTCGCTCGGCGCAGGCGTCACCGCGCCGCCGCCCGTTGCGTCACCCGGACGCTAAAGCGCGATGAGATTTGGTTGAATCGTCCTCGCGCTTTAGATTGTTGTTTGCGCATGATCTTTCCGGAAAACCGCTTCGCACTTTTCCGGATCATGCTTTAGTTGGGCCTGCGCGGCCCTTACGA comes from Bradyrhizobium diazoefficiens and encodes:
- a CDS encoding FAD binding domain-containing protein, with amino-acid sequence MINFQYARATDVADAVRLLNADAGAKLIAGGTNLVDLMKENVERPSRLVDISRLPLRQVEQTADGGLLVGALVPNSDLAYHPLVVRNYPLLGSAILAGASAQLRNMASVGGNLMQRTRCAYFYDTATPCNKRQPGTGCSAADGVNRNHAILGTSASCIAVYPSDMCVALAALDARVHITGPSGDRTMPLVNFHRLPGDTPHLDTNLAAGEIITAIELPPRGFAERYSYLKIRDRLSYAFALVSVAAALELDGQDIAEARLALGGVAHKPWRKLEAEALLRGQAAMEANFARAADALLQGAKAYAHNGFKIALARRAIIRTLAQAANATPQSQSNKKIA
- a CDS encoding xanthine dehydrogenase family protein molybdopterin-binding subunit encodes the protein MNAYVGTPTSRVDGRAKVTGAAKYAGEFAAEGLVHGFVVEATIPRGRISRLDTADALKVTGVLDILTHAHRPALAEKDDAWKDEVAPEKGSPFRPLYDDKVKFNGQPIALVLAEDSETAQFAATLLHVEYQQDPSFATDLERERDRAFEVEKPHKPRGDASSALAAAAVMHQADYVIPTEHHNPMELFASTVVYEPGGMLTVYDKTQGVQNVQKYLCGALMKGPDEIRVISPYVGGAFGSGLRPQYQVVLASLGALALKRPVRVVLTRQQMYGLGFRPATIERVGLGASPEGTLDAIAHEAVAITSRYEEFSRNDAGWADQLYKSPNTLLTHKLVPLDVSTPCDMRAPGAATGVCGLECAMDELAVALRLDPVELRLRCYSDRDQSGDLPYTSKRLRECYQQGADSFGWSKRNPEPRAMRDGNELVGWGMATGVWEALQMPVAARIVLTANGHAEVACAASDIGTGTYTIVAQVAADALGLPIENISVKLADSTLPQAPVEGGSWMAASAAHAVLAAAEEVRGELLRLAKTIPGSPLGDADVIDTVLADGTIASTGDRSRAVSITDAMRYGHVDRIEKEKLNQFTEDKSHARNAHSAVFAEVKVDEQLDVIRVTRMVNAVAAGRILNPKTARSQIMGGLVWGIGMALHEETVMDHRFGRIMNANIAEYHIPVNADVHEIEVIFAEEPDAHINTLGVKGLGEIGLVGVPAAIANAVYHATGKRIRRFPITLDKLLDGAD
- a CDS encoding Orn/Lys/Arg decarboxylase N-terminal domain-containing protein is translated as MDYFKRFNFLFAAPAFDADDLEGLRFNQIIEEIQRSGFEVVRARKLEDAEIAVQTDAAIGCMVVDWGKKGLEGKTSALINLMRRRGLDFPMILLIRRKRFEDLPVEVLDFIDGYVFLSEETPTFIAKNLISRLKQYAETLKTPFFGALVDYAEEGNQLWTCPGHNGGVFYNRSPIGRVFVEHLGESVFRDDLDNSVLDLGDLLTHEGPALRAQKEAAQIFGAEKTYFVLNGTSTSNKVALGALVTDGDLVLFDRNNHKAAHHGALMINGGIPVYVPTVRNAWGLIGPMRWDMLDEKALREAIRNHPLVTDKDAWRKERPFRVAVVEQCTYDGSIHSAEMILKRIGHLCEYILFDEAWAGFMKFHPLYAGRFAMGLANLPPEAPGIIATQSTHKQLASFSQASQIHIKDRHIRGQKRRIEHRRFNESFMQHASTSPFYPLFASLDVGAQMMKGRSGEVLWDDTIRLGIELRKKIRAMRREFEEKEQNPDRRWFFEPFVPDRVAIPDVSRPGAAHNVAWESLSTDELATNPALWQLSPDTSWHGFPDLAEGFAMTDPNKLTLLTPGFDRATGAYAEHGIPAPVVAQYLRENRIVPEKNDLNSLLFLLTPGVEASKAGTLISGLVAFKKLHDDNAPLAEVIPEFYQRRQARYAGVRLRDLCGEMHRFFRAADVSALQARQFMPEHMPEIAMSPRDAARYLFKNDVDYLPIEAIAGRIATTPFVVYPPGIATIVPGERLTERAKPMVDYLKMFETCFNTFPGFDVEIQGVYKEIDAQGRIGLYTYVVAE
- a CDS encoding GNAT family N-acetyltransferase produces the protein MNETAARASDEQVLVRPSRESDVEAMLAIYRHHVRNGVPRDVEGTGAPEPDDLRDRRKNLKQTRLPHLVATWRGEVVGYCYAVLFRKRPAYRYTAKHSIYVHHEHLGRGVGRLLLGELIDACAAAGFRQMIGYIDADNAPSLALHEKFGFARAGLLCGVAYRHGRWSDTVMVQRSLGAGVTAPPPVASPGR